From Tachypleus tridentatus isolate NWPU-2018 chromosome 8, ASM421037v1, whole genome shotgun sequence, a single genomic window includes:
- the LOC143258659 gene encoding uncharacterized protein LOC143258659, producing MGFFANRRNQCPICKISYTNKSILENHMNMHRPQRQMYYCDICNKGFFWRTNVYSHKRMVHHTPPLRLPFPASSNAPVSPKSNTPFPSIPPGSNPLSPQSPSFAQLASHKTPPSTPLPPAFPGHMPQGSGFSSSCAKISQSCAFSDPANISPPSVSSVSQSCSNNFGHSLINHKQPPLSSTSLEKSSSSINLTNAVGFSSLPQFPQPIGICSDPFPTMSPTISSLSLSSAYSPVLRPPAGSAASPAFSGQSQSTKSSESSEYSQLYSAASPDFFSDS from the coding sequence ATGGGATTTTTTGCCAATCGAAGGAATCAATGTCCTATTTGTAAGATAAGCTAcacaaacaaaagtatattggAGAATCACATGAATATGCACCGACCTCAACGTCAGATGTACTATTGTGATATTTGTAACAAAGGTTTCTTCTGGAGAACTAATGTGTATTCTCATAAAAGAATGGTACATCATACTCCACCATTAAGACTCCCTTTCCCTGCCTCAAGCAATGCACCAGTTTCACCTAAGTCTAATACACCTTTTCCTTCCATTCCCCCTGGCAGTAATCCTTTGTCACCTCAGTCTCCAAGCTTTGCACAACTGGCATCACATAAAACTCCACCTTCTACTCCTCTTCCTCCTGCTTTTCCTGGGCATATGCCACAGGGTTCTGGGTTTTCAAGTAGTTGTGCTAAAATCAGTCAGTCCTGTGCTTTTTCTGATCCAGCTAACATATCACCACCATCAGTATCAAGTGTATCTCAGTCTTGTAGTAATAACTTTGGACATTCATTGATCAATCATAAACAACCCCCTCTCTCCTCTACATCTCTTGAAAAGAGTTCTTCTTCCATCAATCTAACCAATGCTGTAGGATTTTCTAGTCTTCCTCAATTTCCCCAGCCTATTGGTATATGCTCTGACCCCTTCCCTACCATGTCTCCCACCATTTCTAGCCTGTCTCTCTCATCAGCATACTCTCCTGTTTTGCGTCCACCAGCAGGAAGTGCTGCATCACCTGCATTTTCAGGCCAGTCTCAATCAACCAAATCATCAGAATCTTCAGAGTACTCTCAGCTATATTCAGCAGCATCTCCTGATTTCTTTAGTGATTCTTAA